The proteins below come from a single Corynebacterium glyciniphilum AJ 3170 genomic window:
- a CDS encoding AtuA-related protein, whose amino-acid sequence MNMLDDYADARTGDKGDTLIVAVLPRTPHNYRQLRAHLTAQAVAEHFCCDVRDVTVREVATVESFVCELRGVLGGGVTGSPVLDGHGKTLSYHMLTLPIREHDDREGEQR is encoded by the coding sequence ATGAACATGCTCGACGACTACGCCGACGCGCGCACCGGCGACAAGGGTGACACCCTCATCGTCGCCGTCCTGCCCCGCACCCCTCACAACTACCGGCAGCTGCGCGCACACCTCACCGCACAGGCCGTGGCAGAGCACTTCTGCTGCGATGTCCGGGACGTCACCGTCCGGGAGGTGGCCACCGTCGAATCCTTCGTCTGCGAACTGCGCGGCGTGCTCGGCGGCGGCGTTACCGGCTCACCGGTGCTCGACGGGCACGGAAAGACACTCAGCTACCACATGCTCACCCTCCCCATCCGTGAGCACGACGACCGAGAAGGAGAACAACGATGA